The region tttgaatatagaaattgaaataTATTATATCACGTTTTGGCAAGTCGAagattaatttaataaaagtccatttactaaaaaaaataaagtttttaaCAACAACATCTCACAAATTTTTAAAAACAGTAGAGGGGAGATATCCTAAATTTCAATATTTAATGCCCCGAAATCTATTAAATCACGACTTTCATATTACTGAAATATTTTTTCTACTTTCCTCGGCACTTACCAAGTTGTAGTGTATTCAGGGATTTAAGATCGAGAAAACACGGAAAATATGGAAAGTAACATTTGTACAGTACCGGGCCAAGTTAAATTTTTCAATAAAGATCCACAAGAACTATCAAAAGAAGACATCGTACATCAACACCTTAATACCCTTGAAGATTGGGAAGATTTTTATTACACGTACTCCCAATGGATGGGGTTTAGTGTTCGAAAAGAAGATGTTCGCCGCGAGAAGGCCGATAACTCAGAGTGGCAAAGAAAATGGGTTTGCTCAAAACAGGGCTCAGAAGAGAGAAGTGGAAAAACCTAACTAACCGAAAGAAAACACCCAGAGCCATTACCAGGACAGGTTGTCTCGCAGTACTCCGAGTAAACTTGGATAGGTCGGATAACACGTGGGTGGCGAAAGACTTTAACCCAGTTCATAATCATGACCTAGCTGCAAAGACAGAGCTACATTTCCTGCGATCCAACCGAGCTATACCAGAATGTATAGGTGCACAGGTCATTTCAATGAGACGATCGGGCATATGCACTTGCCATATATTAAATCATCTAGCACGAGAAAGGGGAGGACGTGAGTATCTTCCATTCATGAAAAAGGATCTTTATAATTGGATTGGTCGCCAAATACGACAGGAAGCAGAAGAAGGGGAAACAGACGCTGAAGGTGCTCTCGGTTACCTAGAATGTCTCGGTTTGCGTGACCCTGATTTCTATGAAACACACACAATTGACAAGGACTTCAGATTGGCAGACCTGTTCTGGGCCGATGGAAATTGTCGTAGAGATTACAATTTGTTCGGCGAAATCATGGCTTTTGACACGACATATAGGAAAAATGCATACAACAAACCATTACTAATCTTCGTCGGGGTGAACCATCATTTCAGAACAATTGTGTTTTGCGGTTGCATTGTTATACGATGAGACGGAGGAGACATACATATGGGTTTTACAAGAATTCTTAGAGTGCATGAAAAACAAGGCACCGCATGTTATTGTCACCGACGGACACCACACTATGGCAAACGCAATAAAGGTAGTCATGCCGCAGTCAGTCCACCGTTTGTGTGCGTGGCACCTTCAGGCCAACTTAACCAGCAATGCACCTCACCCACTTTTTAAGGAAAAATTCAACGAGCTCCTTTATCAATATTGTACCGAGGAACATTTTGAGGATACATGGAACAATATGGTCTCAGAATTCCATCTTCAAGAAAGTCGCTGGGCAAAAACAACTTACGCCAACCGTAAAAGTTGGGCTGAGTGTTTCCTTCGGGGAAACTTCTTCGCGGGTCTTACAACCACCCAAAGGTCCGAGTCAATCAATTCCTACCTATCGCACTTCCTAACGAGCAAACTTAAGCTTAGGGATCTTGTCGGCCAAGTTGATGCAGCCATACAGAACATTCGCCACACCGAAAGGGAGGATGACTTCATCAGTAACCACACTTCGCCCAGTATACCAACAAACGTCCTCCACCAGTACTACCAACAAGTTGCCTCCATTCTTACCAGGACCATGTACGAAAAGGTGGCAGAGCAAATCAGTAGTGCTCTTTCATACTCAGTTGACTCTGCAGATGTAACAATTAACAGTCGGTCGTACTACTTGACACGTTTCCCAAAAGGACTAGTACGGAGTCAAGTGAACTACGACACTGACCATGGACACATCAATTGTACATGTATGCTGTTCGAGTCTGATGGAATTCCATGTTGTCATATATTCGCTGTTATGAAGCACTTGAACATACCTTGCATGCCAGACTTTCTGTTTAAGGCTAGATGGAGGAAGGATGCTAAGAGCTCGATTGAATTGAATGGTTTCCCCCATTCTAGGGTGCCCGCTGATGTGTTGGTATGTACAAGATGGGGATCATTAACATCACGGTTCAATGCAATGGGATACTTTGCGACCAAGCAAAGCGACACTTACGAAGAGGCCATGAATGAGATGTCTTGGTTGGAGGAGAAATTTAAGTCAATGTGCTTCCAATTTTGTAATCAATTCGGTGACGCAAACATTGAGCAAAATGAGAACCACTCCCACCCATCTAACAGAGTGATCTGAGATCCAGCTTTAATTCGGACTAAGGGGAGGGAACCTAATAAAAAGTCAAAAGGAAAGGAGAAGGAGCATGATAACAAGGTGGCT is a window of Humulus lupulus chromosome 4, drHumLupu1.1, whole genome shotgun sequence DNA encoding:
- the LOC133832165 gene encoding protein FAR1-RELATED SEQUENCE 5-like → MANAIKVVMPQSVHRLCAWHLQANLTSNAPHPLFKEKFNELLYQYCTEEHFEDTWNNMVSEFHLQESRWAKTTYANRKSWAECFLRGNFFAGLTTTQRSESINSYLSHFLTSKLKLRDLVGQVDAAIQNIRHTEREDDFISNHTSPSIPTNVLHQYYQQVASILTRTMYEKVAEQISSALSYSVDSADVTINSRSYYLTRFPKGLVRSQVNYDTDHGHINCTCMLFESDGIPCCHIFAVMKHLNIPCMPDFLFKARWRKDAKSSIELNGFPHSRVPADVLVCTRWGSLTSRFNAMGYFATKQSDTYEEAMNEMSWLEEKFKSMCFQFCNQFGDANIEQNENHSHPSNRVI
- the LOC133832164 gene encoding protein FAR1-RELATED SEQUENCE 5-like; amino-acid sequence: MGLLKTGLRREKWKNLTNRKKTPRAITRTGCLAVLRVNLDRSDNTWVAKDFNPVHNHDLAAKTELHFLRSNRAIPECIGAQVISMRRSGICTCHILNHLARERGGREYLPFMKKDLYNWIGRQIRQEAEEGETDAEGALGYLECLGLRDPDFYETHTIDKDFRLADLFWADGNCRRDYNLFGEIMAFDTTYRKNAYNKPLLIFVGVNHHFRTIVFCGCIVIR